A stretch of DNA from Luteitalea sp.:
CCTTGAGCTTCGGCCAGCTCTCAAACCCGTACGCGCGTGCAATCACGAGCTGCGCGTCGTGCAGGGCGAACGTGGCCTTGTCGGCGTCGTGGTAGTGGTCCGTGACCTCGGTGATGGCGTCGCGCTCGCTGGCGCGAAACGCGTCGAGCAGTTCCTTCGCCTGTCGTTTGAGTTGATCGAGATCGGGCCGGTCGGCGAGCGTGCGAGTTGGGAGAGAGCGTCGGTTCACGATGAGCTCCTTTCGGGCCGACGGGTCCGCGTCAGCCGAGCGCCCGGTGTCCGCTCACTCGGGCAGAAAAGAGTTCATCGAGAACGACAAGTTGTACAGGTCAATTCAGGTGGACGCAGTCCTTCCCGCGGACACGGTGGCACCCTGACACACCACGCATAGAATACGCCGAAAGCGGTCCGACTGCATGAGCAGAGGAACATCGGTCACCGTAATTCCGGAACACAGTACTTTAGCGAG
This window harbors:
- a CDS encoding ankyrin repeat domain-containing protein, giving the protein MNRRSLPTRTLADRPDLDQLKRQAKELLDAFRASERDAITEVTDHYHDADKATFALHDAQLVIARAYGFESWPKLK